The following proteins are encoded in a genomic region of Brachypodium distachyon strain Bd21 chromosome 1, Brachypodium_distachyon_v3.0, whole genome shotgun sequence:
- the LOC112269799 gene encoding tankyrase-2-like isoform X4, with the protein MDPCQCQPQYKIGDRVLCKDDCVAMQIVSAATDSDIPRVKKLAEKLRKAGKGVKEAVAELYSSKDVKPGLLHIAAGAGRLEMCKFLIKDLDVNAPAGDKSAKPLLYATFGTGSTSVLRCLLDRGANPNKENKNGTTALHYVSAMLGADFSTEATMLRGATTRGDPCQMAELLLSRRAYVDPINNRGTPLHVAAENGNVRMLELLLRHQANPNRVVRLFYTPLTLALFASSLKCVELLIKAGADVNAGRPVTPLVIAATYGLTDCIKCLLEAGADATIPDEFGRTPKEIAAIQGWKECVDILSPPMCPVARFTGSDDPLLDESDGCSLDGDAAFKQKDYAHAVALYTKRSLCWLHMNEEDKALDDANTYKDMELDVSKSCYEQGAALILTKVSGRSF; encoded by the exons ATGGACCCCTGCCAGTGCCAGCCCCAGTACAAGATCGGGGACCGTGTGCTCTGCAAGGATGATTGCGTGGCCATGCAGATCGTCAGCGCCGCGACCGACAGCGACATCCCCCGCGTGAAGA AGCTTGCGGAGAAGCTGAGGAAGGCGGGGAAAGGCGTgaaggaggcggtggcggagctCTATAGCTCAAAGGACGTCAAGCCTGGGCTACTCCACATAGCGGCGGGGGCTGGCAGGCTCGAGATGTGCAAGTTCCTGATCAAGGATCTCGACGTCAACGCTCCAGCTGGTGACAAAA GTGCAAAACCTCTATTATATGCAACATTTGGTACTGGATCTACATCAGTTTTAAGGTGTCTTCTTGATCGTGGTGCTAatccaaacaaagaaaataagaatGGGACTACCGCGCTCCATTATGTTTCAGCAATGCTAG GCGCAGATTTCTCCACAGAGGCAACCATGTTACGGGGAGCTACCACCCGGGGTG ATCCTTGTCAAATGGCTGAGTTATTATTGTCCAGACGAGCTTATGTTGATCCGATAAACAACAGAGGGACACCACTACACGTCGCTGCTGAAAATGGAAATGTGAGAATGTTGGAATTGTTGTTACGTCACCAGGCAAAT CCTAACAGAGTTGTACGCTTATTCTATACACCACTTACATTGGCTCTCTTCGCTTCTTCATTGAAATGTGTGGAACTACTTATTAAG GCTGGTGCTGATGTCAATGCTGGTAGGCCTGTAACACCATTAGTAATAGCTGCAACTTATGGCTTAACTGATTGCATCAAGTGTTTATTGGAAGCTGGTGCTGATGCAACTATTCCCGATGAA TTTGGTAGAACGCCAAAAGAAATTGCTGCAATCCAAGGATGGAAGGAGTGCGTTGATATTCTCTCCCCTCCCATGTGCCCTGTAGCTAGATTTACAGGCAGTGAT GATCCTCTGCTCGACGAGAGTGATGGATGTTCGTTGGACGGGGATGCTGCATTCAAGCAAAAGGATTATGCTCATGCAGTGGCTCTCTATACTAAG AGGAGCCTCTGCTGGCTGCATATGAATGAAGAAGACAAGGCTTTGGATGATGCTAACACCTACAAAGATATGGAGCTGGATGTATCAAAATCCTGCTATGAGCAAGGAGCAGCTCTGATACTGACGAAGGTAAGCGGCCGCAGCTTCTAG
- the LOC112269799 gene encoding ankyrin-3-like isoform X1, with translation MDPCQCQPQYKIGDRVLCKDDCVAMQIVSAATDSDIPRVKSKVSRRRIGFGSRGSDAVSICFFFLWGVIVRAELAEKLRKAGKGVKEAVAELYSSKDVKPGLLHIAAGAGRLEMCKFLIKDLDVNAPAGDKSAKPLLYATFGTGSTSVLRCLLDRGANPNKENKNGTTALHYVSAMLGADFSTEATMLRGATTRGDPCQMAELLLSRRAYVDPINNRGTPLHVAAENGNVRMLELLLRHQANPNRVVRLFYTPLTLALFASSLKCVELLIKAGADVNAGRPVTPLVIAATYGLTDCIKCLLEAGADATIPDEFGRTPKEIAAIQGWKECVDILSPPMCPVARFTGSDDPLLDESDGCSLDGDAAFKQKDYAHAVALYTKRSLCWLHMNEEDKALDDANTYKDMELDVSKSCYEQGAALILTKVSGRSF, from the exons ATGGACCCCTGCCAGTGCCAGCCCCAGTACAAGATCGGGGACCGTGTGCTCTGCAAGGATGATTGCGTGGCCATGCAGATCGTCAGCGCCGCGACCGACAGCGACATCCCCCGCGTGAAGAGTAAGGTCTCGCGCCGCCGGATCGGTTTCGGTAGTCGGGGATCTGATGCGGTTTCGatctgcttcttttttttgtgggggGTGATTGTGCGTGCAGAGCTTGCGGAGAAGCTGAGGAAGGCGGGGAAAGGCGTgaaggaggcggtggcggagctCTATAGCTCAAAGGACGTCAAGCCTGGGCTACTCCACATAGCGGCGGGGGCTGGCAGGCTCGAGATGTGCAAGTTCCTGATCAAGGATCTCGACGTCAACGCTCCAGCTGGTGACAAAA GTGCAAAACCTCTATTATATGCAACATTTGGTACTGGATCTACATCAGTTTTAAGGTGTCTTCTTGATCGTGGTGCTAatccaaacaaagaaaataagaatGGGACTACCGCGCTCCATTATGTTTCAGCAATGCTAG GCGCAGATTTCTCCACAGAGGCAACCATGTTACGGGGAGCTACCACCCGGGGTG ATCCTTGTCAAATGGCTGAGTTATTATTGTCCAGACGAGCTTATGTTGATCCGATAAACAACAGAGGGACACCACTACACGTCGCTGCTGAAAATGGAAATGTGAGAATGTTGGAATTGTTGTTACGTCACCAGGCAAAT CCTAACAGAGTTGTACGCTTATTCTATACACCACTTACATTGGCTCTCTTCGCTTCTTCATTGAAATGTGTGGAACTACTTATTAAG GCTGGTGCTGATGTCAATGCTGGTAGGCCTGTAACACCATTAGTAATAGCTGCAACTTATGGCTTAACTGATTGCATCAAGTGTTTATTGGAAGCTGGTGCTGATGCAACTATTCCCGATGAA TTTGGTAGAACGCCAAAAGAAATTGCTGCAATCCAAGGATGGAAGGAGTGCGTTGATATTCTCTCCCCTCCCATGTGCCCTGTAGCTAGATTTACAGGCAGTGAT GATCCTCTGCTCGACGAGAGTGATGGATGTTCGTTGGACGGGGATGCTGCATTCAAGCAAAAGGATTATGCTCATGCAGTGGCTCTCTATACTAAG AGGAGCCTCTGCTGGCTGCATATGAATGAAGAAGACAAGGCTTTGGATGATGCTAACACCTACAAAGATATGGAGCTGGATGTATCAAAATCCTGCTATGAGCAAGGAGCAGCTCTGATACTGACGAAGGTAAGCGGCCGCAGCTTCTAG
- the LOC112269799 gene encoding ankyrin-3-like isoform X3 — MDPCQCQPQYKIGDRVLCKDDCVAMQIVSAATDSDIPRVKSKVSRRRIGFGSRGSDAVSICFFFLWGVIVRAELAEKLRKAGKGVKEAVAELYSSKDVKPGLLHIAAGAGRLEMCKFLIKDLDVNAPAGDKSAKPLLYATFGTGSTSVLRCLLDRGANPNKENKNGTTALHYVSAMLGADFSTEATMLRGATTRGDPCQMAELLLSRRAYVDPINNRGTPLHVAAENGNVRMLELLLRHQANPNRVVRLFYTPLTLALFASSLKCVELLIKAGADVNAGRPVTPLVIAATYGLTDCIKCLLEAGADATIPDEFGRTPKEIAAIQGWKECVDILSPPMCPVARFTGSDDPLLDESDGCSLDGDAAFKQKDYAHAVALYTKQWRLTMMIQPCMPRGASAGCI, encoded by the exons ATGGACCCCTGCCAGTGCCAGCCCCAGTACAAGATCGGGGACCGTGTGCTCTGCAAGGATGATTGCGTGGCCATGCAGATCGTCAGCGCCGCGACCGACAGCGACATCCCCCGCGTGAAGAGTAAGGTCTCGCGCCGCCGGATCGGTTTCGGTAGTCGGGGATCTGATGCGGTTTCGatctgcttcttttttttgtgggggGTGATTGTGCGTGCAGAGCTTGCGGAGAAGCTGAGGAAGGCGGGGAAAGGCGTgaaggaggcggtggcggagctCTATAGCTCAAAGGACGTCAAGCCTGGGCTACTCCACATAGCGGCGGGGGCTGGCAGGCTCGAGATGTGCAAGTTCCTGATCAAGGATCTCGACGTCAACGCTCCAGCTGGTGACAAAA GTGCAAAACCTCTATTATATGCAACATTTGGTACTGGATCTACATCAGTTTTAAGGTGTCTTCTTGATCGTGGTGCTAatccaaacaaagaaaataagaatGGGACTACCGCGCTCCATTATGTTTCAGCAATGCTAG GCGCAGATTTCTCCACAGAGGCAACCATGTTACGGGGAGCTACCACCCGGGGTG ATCCTTGTCAAATGGCTGAGTTATTATTGTCCAGACGAGCTTATGTTGATCCGATAAACAACAGAGGGACACCACTACACGTCGCTGCTGAAAATGGAAATGTGAGAATGTTGGAATTGTTGTTACGTCACCAGGCAAAT CCTAACAGAGTTGTACGCTTATTCTATACACCACTTACATTGGCTCTCTTCGCTTCTTCATTGAAATGTGTGGAACTACTTATTAAG GCTGGTGCTGATGTCAATGCTGGTAGGCCTGTAACACCATTAGTAATAGCTGCAACTTATGGCTTAACTGATTGCATCAAGTGTTTATTGGAAGCTGGTGCTGATGCAACTATTCCCGATGAA TTTGGTAGAACGCCAAAAGAAATTGCTGCAATCCAAGGATGGAAGGAGTGCGTTGATATTCTCTCCCCTCCCATGTGCCCTGTAGCTAGATTTACAGGCAGTGAT GATCCTCTGCTCGACGAGAGTGATGGATGTTCGTTGGACGGGGATGCTGCATTCAAGCAAAAGGATTATGCTCATGCAGTGGCTCTCTATACTAAG CAATGGAGACTGACCATGATGATCCAACCTTGTATGCCAAGAGGAGCCTCTGCTGGCTGCATATGA
- the LOC112269799 gene encoding ankyrin-3-like isoform X5, translated as MDPCQCQPQYKIGDRVLCKDDCVAMQIVSAATDSDIPRVKSKVSRRRIGFGSRGSDAVSICFFFLWGVIVRAELAEKLRKAGKGVKEAVAELYSSKDVKPGLLHIAAGAGRLEMCKFLIKDLDVNAPAGDKSAKPLLYATFGTGSTSVLRCLLDRGANPNKENKNGTTALHYVSAMLGADFSTEATMLRGATTRGDPCQMAELLLSRRAYVDPINNRGTPLHVAAENGNVRMLELLLRHQANPNRVVRLFYTPLTLALFASSLKCVELLIKAGADVNAGRPVTPLVIAATYGLTDCIKCLLEAGADATIPDEFGRTPKEIAAIQGWKECVDILSPPMCPVARFTGSDDPLLDESDGCSLDGDAAFKQKDYAHAVALYTKYRFISASNGD; from the exons ATGGACCCCTGCCAGTGCCAGCCCCAGTACAAGATCGGGGACCGTGTGCTCTGCAAGGATGATTGCGTGGCCATGCAGATCGTCAGCGCCGCGACCGACAGCGACATCCCCCGCGTGAAGAGTAAGGTCTCGCGCCGCCGGATCGGTTTCGGTAGTCGGGGATCTGATGCGGTTTCGatctgcttcttttttttgtgggggGTGATTGTGCGTGCAGAGCTTGCGGAGAAGCTGAGGAAGGCGGGGAAAGGCGTgaaggaggcggtggcggagctCTATAGCTCAAAGGACGTCAAGCCTGGGCTACTCCACATAGCGGCGGGGGCTGGCAGGCTCGAGATGTGCAAGTTCCTGATCAAGGATCTCGACGTCAACGCTCCAGCTGGTGACAAAA GTGCAAAACCTCTATTATATGCAACATTTGGTACTGGATCTACATCAGTTTTAAGGTGTCTTCTTGATCGTGGTGCTAatccaaacaaagaaaataagaatGGGACTACCGCGCTCCATTATGTTTCAGCAATGCTAG GCGCAGATTTCTCCACAGAGGCAACCATGTTACGGGGAGCTACCACCCGGGGTG ATCCTTGTCAAATGGCTGAGTTATTATTGTCCAGACGAGCTTATGTTGATCCGATAAACAACAGAGGGACACCACTACACGTCGCTGCTGAAAATGGAAATGTGAGAATGTTGGAATTGTTGTTACGTCACCAGGCAAAT CCTAACAGAGTTGTACGCTTATTCTATACACCACTTACATTGGCTCTCTTCGCTTCTTCATTGAAATGTGTGGAACTACTTATTAAG GCTGGTGCTGATGTCAATGCTGGTAGGCCTGTAACACCATTAGTAATAGCTGCAACTTATGGCTTAACTGATTGCATCAAGTGTTTATTGGAAGCTGGTGCTGATGCAACTATTCCCGATGAA TTTGGTAGAACGCCAAAAGAAATTGCTGCAATCCAAGGATGGAAGGAGTGCGTTGATATTCTCTCCCCTCCCATGTGCCCTGTAGCTAGATTTACAGGCAGTGAT GATCCTCTGCTCGACGAGAGTGATGGATGTTCGTTGGACGGGGATGCTGCATTCAAGCAAAAGGATTATGCTCATGCAGTGGCTCTCTATACTAAG TATCGTTTTATTTCTGCAAGCAATGGAGACTGA
- the LOC100838831 gene encoding 60S ribosomal protein L23, with the protein MSKRGRGGSAGNKFRMSLGLPVAATVNCADNTGAKNLYIISVKGIKGRLNRLPSACVGDMVMATVKKGKPDLRKKVMPAVIIRQRKPWRRKDGVFMYFEDNAGVIVNPKGEMKGSAITGPVGKECADLWPRIASNANAIV; encoded by the exons atgtcgaAGCGAG GGAGGGGAGGTTCCGCGGGGAACAAGTTCCGCATGTCGCTGGGTctgccggtggcggcgacggtgaACTGCGCGGACAACACCGGCGCGAAGAACCTCTACATCATCTCCGTCAAGGGCATCAAGGGCCGGCTCAACCGGCTCCCGTCCGCCTGCGTCGGCGACATGGTCATGGCCACCGTCAAGAAGGGGAAGCCCGATCTCCGTAAGAAAGTCATGCCCGCCGTCATCATCCGCCAGCGCAAGCCGTGGCGCCGCAAGGACGGAGTCTTCATGTACTTCGAAG ATAATGCTGGAGTGATTGTCAATCCGAAGGGTGAGATGAAAG GATCTGCTATCACTGGACCCGTTGGCAAGGAGTGTGCTGACCTTTGGCCAAGGATTGCCAGCAACGCAAATGCCATTGTTTGA
- the LOC112269799 gene encoding ankyrin-3-like isoform X2: MDPCQCQPQYKIGDRVLCKDDCVAMQIVSAATDSDIPRVKSKVSRRRIGFGSRGSDAVSICFFFLWGVIVRAELAEKLRKAGKGVKEAVAELYSSKDVKPGLLHIAAGAGRLEMCKFLIKDLDVNAPAGDKSAKPLLYATFGTGSTSVLRCLLDRGANPNKENKNGTTALHYVSAMLGADFSTEATMLRGATTRGDPCQMAELLLSRRAYVDPINNRGTPLHVAAENGNVRMLELLLRHQANPNRVVRLFYTPLTLALFASSLKCVELLIKAGADVNAGRPVTPLVIAATYGLTDCIKCLLEAGADATIPDEFGRTPKEIAAIQGWKECVDILSPPMCPVARFTGSDDPLLDESDGCSLDGDAAFKQKDYAHAVALYTKRSLCWLHMNEEDKALDDANTYKDMELDVSKSCYEQGAALILTKGGA; encoded by the exons ATGGACCCCTGCCAGTGCCAGCCCCAGTACAAGATCGGGGACCGTGTGCTCTGCAAGGATGATTGCGTGGCCATGCAGATCGTCAGCGCCGCGACCGACAGCGACATCCCCCGCGTGAAGAGTAAGGTCTCGCGCCGCCGGATCGGTTTCGGTAGTCGGGGATCTGATGCGGTTTCGatctgcttcttttttttgtgggggGTGATTGTGCGTGCAGAGCTTGCGGAGAAGCTGAGGAAGGCGGGGAAAGGCGTgaaggaggcggtggcggagctCTATAGCTCAAAGGACGTCAAGCCTGGGCTACTCCACATAGCGGCGGGGGCTGGCAGGCTCGAGATGTGCAAGTTCCTGATCAAGGATCTCGACGTCAACGCTCCAGCTGGTGACAAAA GTGCAAAACCTCTATTATATGCAACATTTGGTACTGGATCTACATCAGTTTTAAGGTGTCTTCTTGATCGTGGTGCTAatccaaacaaagaaaataagaatGGGACTACCGCGCTCCATTATGTTTCAGCAATGCTAG GCGCAGATTTCTCCACAGAGGCAACCATGTTACGGGGAGCTACCACCCGGGGTG ATCCTTGTCAAATGGCTGAGTTATTATTGTCCAGACGAGCTTATGTTGATCCGATAAACAACAGAGGGACACCACTACACGTCGCTGCTGAAAATGGAAATGTGAGAATGTTGGAATTGTTGTTACGTCACCAGGCAAAT CCTAACAGAGTTGTACGCTTATTCTATACACCACTTACATTGGCTCTCTTCGCTTCTTCATTGAAATGTGTGGAACTACTTATTAAG GCTGGTGCTGATGTCAATGCTGGTAGGCCTGTAACACCATTAGTAATAGCTGCAACTTATGGCTTAACTGATTGCATCAAGTGTTTATTGGAAGCTGGTGCTGATGCAACTATTCCCGATGAA TTTGGTAGAACGCCAAAAGAAATTGCTGCAATCCAAGGATGGAAGGAGTGCGTTGATATTCTCTCCCCTCCCATGTGCCCTGTAGCTAGATTTACAGGCAGTGAT GATCCTCTGCTCGACGAGAGTGATGGATGTTCGTTGGACGGGGATGCTGCATTCAAGCAAAAGGATTATGCTCATGCAGTGGCTCTCTATACTAAG AGGAGCCTCTGCTGGCTGCATATGAATGAAGAAGACAAGGCTTTGGATGATGCTAACACCTACAAAGATATGGAGCTGGATGTATCAAAATCCTGCTATGAGCAAGGAGCAGCTCTGATACTGACGAAG GGGGGAGCATGA